From one Lycium ferocissimum isolate CSIRO_LF1 chromosome 7, AGI_CSIRO_Lferr_CH_V1, whole genome shotgun sequence genomic stretch:
- the LOC132062971 gene encoding dof zinc finger protein DOF3.1-like, translating into MSNHPFQFSLQEMSSQPLESSMLVCTKVEQEKKPRPIEQAQKCPRCGSANTKFCYYNNYSLSQPRYFCKSCKRYWTKGGTLRNIPVGGGCRKNKKSSLKRSSQDHDQYSMTNRPSYPLSSFTTLSYVNDMSMMCNNVHYDAHGAQRGGFLESPSGLIHHNLSYGIDNNGNMGHVQNEEILGLNVSAEMGMHYHQEMSSTLATVKQEMWNNMAAKGALGGRDPVVDQ; encoded by the exons ATGTCCAATCACCCTTTTCAGTTTAGTCTTCAGGAAATGTCATCCCAACCACTAGAAAGTAGTATGTTGGTTTGCACAAAGGTGGAGCAAGAAAAGAAACCAAGGCCTATAGAGCAAGCACAAAAATGTCCAAGATGTGGCTCTGCCAACACCAAATTCTGTTACTATAACAACTATAGTCTCTCTCAGCCCAGATACTTTTGCAAATCTTGCAAAAGGTACTGGACTAAAGGTGGTACACTCAGAAATATTCCAGTTGGTGGAGGCtgtagaaaaaacaaaaaatcatccTTAAAGAGATCAAGCCAAGATCATGATCAGTACTCCATGACCAACAGGCCTAGTTATCCACTGTCTTCATTTACAACACTTTCATATGTAAATGATATGTCAATGATGTGTAATAACGTTCATTATGATGCTCATGGTGCACAAAGGGGTGGATTTCTTGAATCCCCAAGTGGATTAATCCACCATAACTTGAGTTATGGTATTGATAATAATGGAAACATGGGGCATGTtcaaaatgaagaaatattGGGGTTAAATGTGAGTGCAGAAATGGGAATGCATTATCATCAAGAAATGAGTTCCACATTGGCCACAGTAAAGCAAGAGATGTGGAACAATATGGCAGCAAAAG GTGCATTAGGCGGCCGGGATCCAGTTGTTGATCAGTGA
- the LOC132065647 gene encoding cinnamoyl-CoA reductase 1, with amino-acid sequence MAHREGEVVCVTGGSGYIGSWLVRFLLERGYTVNATVKDLNDEKETKHLLALEGAESRLRLYQIDLLNYDSIVPAITGVVGVFHLASPCIVDEVKDPENQLLSPAIKGTINVLTASKELGVKRVVVTSSISAIIPSPNWPADRIKNEDCWTDIEYCKQNGVWYPLSKTLAEKDAWEFAKEKDLDIVVVNPGTVMGPILPPTLNASMLMILRLLQGCTDTYQDFFMGLVHVKDVALAHILVYENKSAKGRHLCVEAITHYGDFAAKVAELYPEYNIPRLPKDTQPGLLRAKDGAKKLMDLGLQFIEMEQIIRDSVESLKSKGFIS; translated from the exons ATGGCACACAGAGAAGGTGAAGTAGTGTGTGTAACGGGAGGCAGTGGTTATATTGGTTCATGGCTGGTCCGTTTTCTACTTGAACGTGGATACACCGTTAATGCCACCGTTAAAGATCTCA ATGATGAGAAAGAGACGAAGCATTTGCTTGCATTAGAAGGGGCTGAATCCCGTCTTCGTCTTTACCAGATTGATCTGCTTAACTATGATTCCATTGTACCTGCTATTACTGGTGTTGTTGGTGTTTTTCACCTTGCTTCACCTTGTATTGTTGATGAAGTTAAAGATCCTGAG AATCAACTTCTGTCGCCAGCAATCAAAGGCACTATTAATGTACTTACAGCGTCAAAGGAGCTCGGGGTTAAGCGTGTGGTGGTGACTTCATCTATATCTGCCATCATCCCAAGTCCTAATTGGCCAGCTGATCGTATCAAGAATGAGGATTGCTGGACTGATATTGAATACTGCAAACAGAATGGG GTATGGTATCCTCTGTCAAAAACACTTGCTGAAAAAGATGCTTGGGAATTTGCCAAGGAAAAAGATTTAGATATTGTTGTGGTGAATCCAGGAACTGTAATGGGCCCTATTCTTCCACCAACACTTAATGCCAGCATGCTCATGATTCTTCGTCTTCTTCAAG GCTGCACCGATACATATCAAGATTTCTTTATGGGATTAGTCCATGTCAAGGATGTGGCATTAGCTCAtattcttgtttatgaaaaCAAATCAGCAAAAGGAAGGCACCTGTGTGTTGAAGCCATAACTCACTATGGTGACTTTGCGGCTAAGGTTGCGGAGCTTTACCCTGAATATAACATTCCTAG GTTGCCAAAAGATACTCAACCCGGACTATTAAGGGCCAAGGATGGAGCTAAGAAGTTGATGGATTTGGGACTGCAATTTATTGAGATGGAGCAAATAATTAGGGACTCTGTTGAGAGTTTGAAGAGCAAGGGATTTATTTCTTAA